ATATGTAATGAATTTAAGTTATTTTTGTCCTTATAAATAAGGTTATAGTAACTTTGAAGACATGCTGGCCACAATGTATATTTCTGACCATGAGAAATGGATCATGTCCTTGAAATTTAAGTTAAAAAGGAAAACCTGTCATGGGACTAGACTGTGTAAAACACTCTTAATCAGTGATTCATACTATGATGAATATAATTTACATAATTAATCTCAATTACAAGACTAGGCATCTGCTTCTACATTACAGAATTTCTAGACTATTAAACTAGATTTTGGTTAGGTACTTAATTTGAACTTAATATAATTAAGTGTTACAAGttttgtacttttattttattctgataaAATAAACTGGGGCCAAAATGAATTTTACAttcattgaaaaatattaaatctataGGCATTTAAATAATTGAATTgtgaaacatttttataaattatagcaTTCTAAATATATTAGCAGCAAATCTTTGAGTAATGAAAACATTGATTAGTATAAAAAATTTGGGGTTTTGAATTTACTCAAATTTTATTATGCAACATTACTGAAAATATTAGTACACCCCTCTATTTTATGTAAGCCCATGAATATGAAGTAATAATCAATTCAAGTACAACTtttattgtcttttctttctagttttatttatCTTGTAAATTTCTTCACATATTTAGAATCCaatttttacttaatttattATAGTAAGGCAGATTTAGGCTGTGAATTCTTTAAAGCAGAGAAGATTTTACAATTGTTGTAATGCTGCAGTGACCTAAGGTCATTGTAATTTCCTGTGTAATATAGCAATATTTAGAGAGAGGTGGTGATTAAGAGATTGAGAGAGATCTAGATGGAAGGAAATAGTGACAGGGGAAGAATGTGACAGAAAATGTCTTTGAAGCATGATATTAGAATTATTTTACACAATCTAATGGCTCCCAAATGcatacctatttttattttttcataattttatagtTTCTTCCTTAATTTTTACGTAGTATAGACTTCCACATACTACCAGAAGATATTTCTATTTATGAAATTTTGCATATTGTTAAAAACTCTATATTAAATAAGTTTTGAgaggtaaataaataattttaatattttagtgtTTATATAAGCTACTCATCTATCTACAGTAAAATGTAAATTCCAAAGACAGTAATGAGTAAGAAGGTATGGCCACCAGCTTCATGTAACTGAGGTTAGAATGTGGAAGTTTGATATACTATTAGAATTCAGTGAGCTTAGAAAGAGAGTAGGATCTACTTATTTACAGCTGTGGAGGAAAGCTTGAGAAGAGCGAAGAGCTACAGATTCAAAAGGAGCTGTTTGGTACAAATTCAGTACTTTCTTGGTGATAAGGTTAAGACTAAACAAAAAATGCAAAACATTTATTCTTCATGAATACGTTTACATATTTGCCAATTTACAaaacttttattaattttgtaaatattttatgtgaTCTAAGAATGAcaatatgaagaaataaattaatacgTACTTCATATTAATGTGTGCTTTACATCTCAGGGAAAAGCAACTACAAAGGTCACTGTCTTATAAATTAAAGCACTATTTGTTCATCAGTGGAAGTAgacgcccttggtcctgagaaggttacatgccctagtacaggggaatgccatggccaggaagcaggagtggttgggttggtgagcagggaggaggataggggatttttggagaggaaactaggaaaggggataacctttgagtgtaaataaagaaaatatctaataaaatatttaaaaaggaagaaagaaagaaattaaggcacAAACTGGACAGACAAGATAAGATGACTCACAGGATAAATGCTCTTGTCACACAATCGTGATTACCTGAGTTCTCACTGTATACTCTCATGTTTGAAAGAGAAAAGATGTTGTTCAAACTTATTCTCTGGCATTCAATGTGCACTACAACATATCTGTGCATACAGACTTCATATAATGAAACATGTAATGATAAAAAATACAGTatattaaaatggaaattaaagCACCTGCTAATAGTATATGTGCATGTTAAATTAGAGAGGTTCAAGAAGAAAGCTCAGTATTGAGCTTTTTATATATCCAGagttttttatttcattgtgtttAGTCTGTTAAGATGCATATTTTTATAACATTGGGTTATAATAATTTTTACCATAAATTCTGAAATGACCCAAAATAAACAAAGGTTGCCTTAAAGTACTATATTGCTACCTTAAGTACtatgatattatatatttcacatatatgTGAAATCTACTAATTGAATTATAAAAAACCTATCCATGAGTGTTTGAGGTCTGATAATTTTACCCTATTGAACATTAAAGAATACTATTATTGTGAGCTGTTCTCTCACTAAACCTTTCTTCAATTCTCTCGGGGCTATTTGAAAGGCCTAGTATATTAGGTTTATTTGGATTTTATTGCATTGAATTCTGGATATTTGCTGTGAATTTGttcatattttatagtatttgtgtttcattattttaattttagaaattccATTGAAATATGTTTTACTGTAAGGACACAAAGTAATAAAGTAGAAATAGAGAATACATTGTTTGACATACAGAGACTATCTTATGGTTCTGCATTTATACCAGACAGAGCAAATTTAAAACTCGAAAAGGGGAACATAGTTTATTAAAAATAGGTGTGACTCAAGTTTGAAaattaaagtaagaaaaatataACAAGCACTTTAGTCCATGTATTCCTATACTTTATCAATAGTTACTAGAGTAGCATTTACAAAGTCATTGGGACCGTGAATAACTaagcaatataataaaaatgaacaaacaaaatacatataTGCAGTGCTTCAAAATAGTCAGTGTCTAATTTGAAATagtataatctttaaaaatgcattgataaaaatttttacatgtttaaaaaaacatttctttggtctgacaacagtgtctgggatttttaaatttatggacAGAAAAGAGAGACCCTTTCACCCAAGATGGTGGATGATTACAAGGGAGAGCTTCAAATATGATGTGATCCATTATAAATGCTAATCAGAATTACCTTCTATACTAGAAATACAATTGAATATTTGGGTTCTTTCTTACTAAGGCTTTAATCATAACTGAATAAAGCTGACAACATATTTCAAAAGCTTTTATGCATAAAATGTTCCCATTTATCTTGGAAAACACTGAGAAGCATATACTTGAAATGAATGGTAGATATGTCTTCACACATATAATATGCCGTCAAACCAGTTTTACACATTTTCAAGGTTTTACAATTTACTCCACTAATGCATGCTCTTTGATTTGTCTGGATATCCCTTGTCTACATGTGGCATTGCTACAACTTTTCAAAAGCCATTCTAATATACTTGTATGAATGTGTCTCATTTTGATTTCATTGATGTTGAATATTATTGGCATATgttcatatacatatttacacTTCACATATTGACATATCTTAtctataggtttttatttttcattaacacTCTCATTTCACTTTAGACATTGTTATCTTTATAGTATAACTATTGCAGATATTTAGGGCATTTCATATTAAGTCCTATGGCAGATTCATTTAGTCATTGTTGGTTCCTCTCCTCATTATCATCCCTTTAAGCTTTAAAACCCTTTACTTAACTCTTTCTTTCATACacatactttgatcatattcactctcCTTCCCCAAACATTTCCTAGGTCccgctccttcccttccttcgcAGTTCTATCCTGTTGTCACCATTTCCCCATTGTAGCCAATTTGTTCCTTCCGTATATTTATGGATATATGGTTTACCTCTCTCAACTTGTCTGGTACTCCACTTTAGAGAAAACTGACATGCCCTCTCTCAGCAGTTATACAgtgtcaatagctcctcagctgggGTGAACTCTGTGTCGAACTCACCTTTCTATGCTGGCACATAGGCTGGCTATGGCTTACCCTGTTcctgtgcatgctcacacaaTCACTGTGAGGTTTAGGAGCATCTGCTTTGCTGTGCCCAGatatgtgttttctgttttctttatttgtgtgtgtgaggttcTAAGCAATCTTGAAGTTGAAGTCTTCTAGAGCTATCAATAATTTAGTAAGTGTCTACTTAAATCTATGAGCTTTCTTgaaatttatgttgttatttatgAAAGgttaaaatatttgcattttaaaatcatttatttcccctttttactttttaattattaaagtCTAATTCAGTTAGGAATTTCCTTTATATTCACAATCAATAATTGATTCACAATTCAATAGGTTAGAGGATAATAGTTATACTTTCCCCTAATTAATCTATTTCTGCATTGCAATCCTTCTTAGTTCACAACATATAATTGGGAAAGGAGGAGCTGAGTTAAGTCTGTTTCTATAATTTTAATATGTAGAAATATCCACTTTTCATTAGAGAGAATGTCAATATAGCCTAACAACACAAAATGATACTGCAGATTTTCTGAGTAATAAGATACtaacaatattaatttctttacattataaataataaaaatgcattGTTTTAGCTAACAGTGTCATTGATAAATAATGGGAGAGAATATGGGCACATTGTCTTAATGGCTTCACTATGTAACCAATAGTGACTGACTTTGTTCCTGTCAAGAATTAATCCACAAGACAAATCTCCTTCCAAGTAGTACCATATGTCCAGTACTTAATCCTAGATTTACCATGTGACCACTAATTAATAATAGTCTCATCATGAGTCAAATACATAATTTAGTAGCACCATGTTTACAGTATTGAATACAATGTTTGGCTAGATGTAAATCAATTTTCACATTTTGATACATAAAGACCTTAAGTATATTAGGAATTGGAAAAATGGGAATGTCTAAAAATAAGCGCTCTGAAGATCCCTAGGAAAAGTATATTTTGGATAATCATTCACTGTTTTTAGGAAAAGCTTACATCCTCAACACAGGCACTTTCACTCACTAATACAGActctaaattttaattttgaaactttACTATGAAAGAATGAAAAATTTTGAAACTTAAATTCAGTGATAGTATTTTATATGAAGTGCAATCTTAACTTCTAAGCATAtctttaatattaataataatacatgataaattttatttatctaaTATGATAAAGTAAAGGTAATTATATACATGAAAATGGTTTACTGAAGAAGaaataattcatatatatgtgttataATGGAAATTAATAAAGTCACTCTAACATATTATTGCTTTACTCCTTCAGGATAAGAATGGAGGACATGACAGCAGGAAACCATTGCACAGTGACTGTGTTCTTCTTAGCTGGGCTCTCAGAGCAGTCAGAACTCCAGCTGCCCCTGTTCCTCTTCTTCACAGGAATATATCTAATCACTGTGTCTGGGAATCTGGGCATGATTATACTAATTGGGCTCAGTTCCAAcctgcacacacccatgtactaTTTCCTCAGCAGTTTGTCCTTCATTGACTTTGGTCAGTCCACAGTTGTTACCCCTAAAATGTTGGTGAGCTTTCTGACAGAGAAGAACTTCATCACCTACCCTGGATGCATGACTCAGCTCTATTTTGTCATCATTTTTGGCACTGCAGAGAGCTACACATTAGCTGCAATGGCATATGACCACTATGTTGCCATCTGTAACACCTTGGTTTACAATATAGCCATGTCCTCTCAGATTTACTGTTCTCTGATTTCAGGGGTATACATTTTTGCTGTGTTCTGTGCATCAGTAAACATGGGCTTCATGTTTAGGATCCAGTTCTGCAAATCAGATGTAATCAACCACTATTTCTGTGATTTCCTTCCCCTCTTGAAACTTGCATGCTCTAATACATATGTCAGTGAAATGTTGATTCTATTTTTTGGTACACTGAATATCTTTGTCCCAATGCTGACCATTATTACTTCCTACATCTCCATTATTTCCAGCATCCTCCGCATTCACTCTAGGGAGGGCAGGTCCAAAGCCTTCAGCACCTGCAGTTCCCACATCTCTGCTGTTGCCATCTTCTATGGTTCTGGTGTATTCGTGTACTTACAGCCATCACAAGTGAGTTCAATGGACCAAGGAAAAGTGTCCTCTGTGTTTTACACTACTGTTGTTCCCATGCTGAACCCCTTGATCTACAGCCTGAGGAATAAAGATGTCAGTGATGCATTGAAGAAAATActtgaaagaaaaacattcatgtaagcAGAAATCATGTGTAGATTATTTATTAGACCAAACTATTGAAAAACACATAGATTTGATTGATAGTGTTTATTTTATCCTACCATACATTATTATTGCTCATTTGCTAGAAACctttgataatttttattattacaaattTCATCTTTAGATTTCAAGCACCTAATATCTCATATGCTTCTCATAATCAGCAATATCAACAAATAGTATGGAAGACATGGATCCTTATGCCCATACTGGATAGTCTatgatgatatataatatatctcATATAAATTACTTTGGAaataaaaaacttttttaaatgtAACAAGGTGATTCtttttatacaattttatttcatatttgatCATTGTATATATAAGGCCTGTAATTATATTATTTCCCTCATCTCCCTACAATCCACCCCCATGATGCccctgctctgtctctctctctcaaattaatGTCTTCTTCTCCGTTTATTCTTATATACTCAAAGGATCTCTGATTCTGTTCTCATTAATCATTGATTTCCCTATTTCTCTATCCCtgtgatttttctgttttatatttatatgccattttcttccttttcaggaAACGATATTGTTGAGATTTACAGTGTCTATTTCCTGTCATGCTTACAAATTACAAATTTACACAGCCTTCCTTGTACTCTCTTTATTGGAATATTCTTTTACTCTCTTCCAAAATGTTCCCTGAGCTATAAGCAGGGAGGTTGTATTGTTAGTGGAGGAATTGTGGCTGTTACCCCACCATCACTTGTTCCTTCTATTTAGACAGTTATGGAGTTCTGTAATCGTCTTCCCctgttgtgaaaaaaaaattatatttctgtAGGTGACACAATAAATAGTAAGCATGCAGTTAGAGATTATACTAGTTTGTATAGTTGTCACTGTTTTAATATCTTAACATGTCTTATATACTTTTAttaaatttccattttaaagAGAAGCTAGAGTTCTAATACATGAGTATACTGCATAATTGAAAATCAGTGAATAAAATGGACAGAAAATTAGAATCAAGATCTGATTATTTGACTTTGTAGAGGGAAAATTATATTCAATATGGAACACCATATGTGTTAAATATTTTTGTGTGCATTCACTTATTTTAATGCATATGTACTTCTTAACAACACTAAAGTCTTTTGTGGAtatcattttattcatattacTTAATGATATCAATTAAAACTTTAAGATAGGCCCCTTCCGGTCCGTGCAGAACcaggtagctagggcgcacagtagGCTGACTAccaccagctacccacaacacccgccaagcgatcttaagacttctggtgagtggaacacagcatctgctccaatccaatcacgcgggacttgagactgcattagtcagggaagcaaaaacccggtctgagtaggggcacaagcccctttcggtccgGGCAGCACCGgatagctagggcgcacagtccgCTGACTgccgccagatacccacaacaccagaagaattctgaggattgggatctgcccagcgCGGGatcgctttgcctgagcatcggcagcagacatctagGTTCCGGGATCCCACCGAGTGTATCCTatacaggcaggtgaccattttcccggccagaggatagggacctgccctgcgcgggagcactttgcctgagcattggcagcagacatcttagttccgggacagacactacctcagagtgtaccctgcacagacatcttggttccaggaccccaccgagtgtatcctgcacagctccagagaataccagattgcgaaaggcaaacgtaagaatcctactaacagaaatcaagaccactcaccatcatcagaatgcagcactcccacgccacctagtcctgggcaccccaacacaaccgaaaagctagacccgaatttaaaagcatatctcatgatgatggtagaggacatcaagaagaactttaatagctcacttaaagaaatacaggagaacactgctaaagagttacaagtccttaaggaaaaacaggaaaacaccatcaaacaggtagaagtccttacagaaaaagaggaaaacacatccaaacaggtgatggaaatgaacaaaaccatactagacctaaaaagggaattagacacaataaagaaaacccaaagtgaggcaatgctggagatagaaaccctaggaaagaaatctggaaccatagactcgagcatcagcaacagaatacaagagatggaagagagaatctcacgtgcagaagattccatagagaacatcggcacaacaatcaaagataatacaaaacgcaaaaagatcctacctcaaaacatccaggaaatccaggacacaatgagaagaccaaacgtacagataataggagttgatgagaatgaagattttcaacttaaagggccagcaaatatattcaacaaaattatagaagaaaacttcccaaatctaaagaatgacatgcccatgaacatacaagaagcctacagaactccaaatagactggaccagaaaagaatttcctcccaacacataataatcagaaacaaatgcactaaatgaagagagaatattaaaagcagtaagggagaaaggtcaagtaacatataaaggcagacctatcagaattacaccagacttttgaccagagactatgaaagccagaagagcctggacagatgttatacagaaaccaagagaacacaaattccagcccaggctactatacgcggccaaactctcaattaccatagatggagaaaccaaagtattccacgacaaaaccaaattcacacattatctttccgcgaatccagcccttcaaaaaataataacagaaaagaagcaatacaaggacggaaatcatgccatagaacaagcaagaaagtaatccctcaaaaaaccaaaaagaagacagccacaagaacagaatgccaactctaacaacaaaaataaaaggaagcaacaattatttttccttaatatctcttaatatcaatggactcaattccccaataaaaagagatagactaacagactagctacacaaacaggacccaacattctgctgcttacaggaaacccatctcagggaaaaagacagacactacctcagagtgaaaggctggaaaacaattttccaagcaaatggtgtgaagaaacaagctggagtagccattctaatatcggataaaatcgacttccaacccaaagttatcaaaaaagacaaggaggtacacttcatactcatcaaaggtaaaatcctccaagaggaactctcaattctgaatatctacgctccaaatgcaagggcagccacattcattatagacactttagtaaagctcaaagcacacattgcacctcacacaataatagtgtgagacttcaacacaccactttcatcaatggacagatcttggaaacagaaactaaacagggacacagtgaaactaacagaagttatgaaacaaatggatctgacagatatctacagaacattttatcctaaaacaaaaggatataccttcttctcaggacctcacagacgttctccaaaattgaccatataattggccacaaaacaggcctcaacaggtacaaaaatattgaaattgtcccatgtatcctatcagaccaccatggcctaaggctgatcttcaataacaacataaataatggaaagccaacattcacgtggaaactgaacaacactcttctcaatgataccttggtcaaggaaggaataaagaaagaaattaaagactttttagagtttaatgaaaatgaagccacaacatacccaaacttatgggacacaatgaaagcatttctaagagggaaactcatagctctgagtgcctccaagaagaaacgggagagagcacatactagcagcttgacaacacatctaaaagctctagaaaaaaaggaagcaaattcacccaagaggagtagacggcagaaaataatcaaactcgggtgaaaacaaccaagtggaaacaagaagaactattcaaagaattaaccaaaggagaagttggttctttgagaaaatcaacaagtaagataaacccttagctagactcactagaaggcacagggacaacatcctaatcaacaaaatcagaaatgaaaagggagacataacaacagatcctgaagaaatccaaaacaccatcagatccttcttacaaaaggttatactcaacaaaactggaaaacctggatgaaatggacaaatttctagacagataccaggtaccaaagttaaatcaggatcaagttaatgatctaaacagtccca
This portion of the Mus musculus strain C57BL/6J chromosome 9, GRCm38.p6 C57BL/6J genome encodes:
- the Olfr951 gene encoding olfactory receptor 951, with amino-acid sequence MEDMTAGNHCTVTVFFLAGLSEQSELQLPLFLFFTGIYLITVSGNLGMIILIGLSSNLHTPMYYFLSSLSFIDFGQSTVVTPKMLVSFLTEKNFITYPGCMTQLYFVIIFGTAESYTLAAMAYDHYVAICNTLVYNIAMSSQIYCSLISGVYIFAVFCASVNMGFMFRIQFCKSDVINHYFCDFLPLLKLACSNTYVSEMLILFFGTLNIFVPMLTIITSYISIISSILRIHSREGRSKAFSTCSSHISAVAIFYGSGVFVYLQPSQVSSMDQGKVSSVFYTTVVPMLNPLIYSLRNKDVSDALKKILERKTFM